In one Chitinophaga sancti genomic region, the following are encoded:
- a CDS encoding sensor histidine kinase — protein sequence MSFCFDLFNAAGWQYWLFFLLSLTLVLILFRSRENKLKKDVAKEISRQLALVHLEMHAFQAQMNPHFIFNSLNAIHHYILTTSTDLASLYLTRFARLMRLIIRNCNKEWVNLEEDVEALELYLQLEQLRFGPQFEYQLEVLPAVAQQLTFIPPLLIQPYVQDVIWRRLLLRPGKGGMLNITIDREGDTIAVCIEDNGVQQDAPDLDQQSYLTKGITIAGERLQVINEKYHIQAQIAEEEDPSGHRIKISMLHVNSRMMPGHEV from the coding sequence GTGAGTTTTTGCTTTGATTTGTTCAATGCAGCGGGTTGGCAATATTGGCTGTTTTTTTTGTTGAGCCTGACCCTGGTATTGATTCTGTTCCGAAGCCGGGAAAATAAGCTGAAAAAGGATGTAGCCAAAGAGATAAGCAGGCAGCTGGCACTCGTCCATCTTGAAATGCATGCATTTCAGGCGCAGATGAACCCCCACTTTATTTTTAATAGCCTGAATGCTATACACCACTACATCCTGACTACCAGTACGGATCTGGCATCCCTTTACCTTACACGCTTTGCCCGCTTAATGCGGCTCATCATCCGTAATTGTAACAAAGAATGGGTGAACCTCGAAGAAGATGTGGAGGCACTGGAGCTCTATCTGCAACTGGAACAGCTCCGGTTCGGCCCGCAGTTCGAATACCAGCTGGAAGTACTTCCTGCTGTTGCTCAGCAGCTAACTTTTATTCCTCCCCTGCTAATACAGCCATATGTACAGGATGTCATCTGGCGTCGCCTGCTCCTGCGGCCGGGCAAAGGTGGTATGCTCAATATCACCATTGACCGCGAGGGAGATACTATTGCCGTATGCATAGAAGATAATGGCGTGCAACAGGATGCCCCCGACCTGGACCAGCAATCCTACCTGACTAAAGGGATTACGATTGCCGGCGAAAGGCTGCAGGTGATCAATGAAAAATATCACATCCAGGCACAGATAGCTGAAGAAGAAGATCCTAGCGGACACCGTATTAAAATCTCTATGCTGCATGTTAACAGCCGAATGATGCCTGGGCATGAAGTATAG
- a CDS encoding response regulator transcription factor translates to MKEATKASILLVEDEENLQEALKLNLELEGYEVTAVDNGTAALKAVKNEYFDLIILDIMLPEMDGIAVCENIRIQNNEVPILFLSAKNSSADRVLGLKKGGDDYMTKPFNLEELLLRVEKLILKNKKIQDKDSVSNVYRFGDNQIDFAAQECIGKDGKHYELSKKETMLLKLLIENKGEVVTREKILQVVWGYNVYPTTRTIDNFILNFRKYFEEDSRNSRYFHSVRGVGYKFTE, encoded by the coding sequence ATGAAGGAAGCTACAAAAGCATCCATACTACTGGTAGAAGACGAAGAGAATCTTCAGGAGGCACTCAAGCTGAACCTGGAGCTGGAAGGCTATGAAGTAACGGCTGTAGACAATGGAACCGCTGCTTTAAAGGCAGTAAAGAACGAGTATTTCGACCTCATCATACTGGATATAATGTTGCCGGAAATGGATGGTATCGCCGTGTGCGAAAACATCCGGATCCAGAACAATGAAGTACCCATCCTCTTCCTCAGTGCCAAGAACAGCAGTGCAGACCGCGTACTGGGCCTGAAAAAAGGAGGCGACGACTACATGACCAAGCCTTTCAACCTCGAAGAACTGCTGCTGCGTGTAGAGAAGCTGATCTTAAAAAACAAGAAGATCCAGGACAAGGATAGTGTCTCAAACGTTTATCGTTTCGGTGATAATCAAATCGATTTCGCCGCACAGGAATGCATTGGCAAAGATGGCAAACACTATGAGCTGAGCAAGAAAGAAACCATGCTCCTGAAACTCCTGATCGAGAATAAAGGAGAAGTGGTGACCAGGGAAAAGATCCTGCAGGTTGTATGGGGCTATAACGTATATCCTACTACACGTACCATTGATAACTTTATCCTCAATTTCCGCAAGTACTTCGAAGAAGATAGCCGGAATTCCAGATATTTCCATTCGGTAAGAGGCGTAGGTTATAAGTTTACAGAATAG
- a CDS encoding sensor histidine kinase: protein MKKLLNKLQDGKAISVIYLFVLAYTILALVWWGVLLFMQSEQISRFEIQNLVLRTDSVAHPVEYQQELTRIQTTEYRRTVMFIGEGIIFLAIILMGGFFVYRSIYKQMKLSQQQQNFMMAVTHELKSPIAAAKLNLETLRKHRLDEEKRLKLLDNTIRETNRLDQLCNNILLASQMESDRYKLFREDLNFSELVATGVKEIKGRIATHAIQAHILPDVWLNGDKFMLQIALNNLVENAAKYAPRNTVIDVRLEENAGQLRLIVKDEGPGIPIDERERIFLKFYRIGNENTRKAKGSGLGLFLTRRIVQQHGGTIIVKDNVPTGACFEITWPVYSVQTA, encoded by the coding sequence CAGGACGGGAAAGCCATTTCCGTTATTTATCTGTTTGTACTTGCATACACGATCCTGGCACTCGTATGGTGGGGTGTACTCCTGTTTATGCAAAGCGAACAGATCTCCCGCTTCGAAATCCAGAACCTGGTGCTGAGAACTGACAGTGTAGCACACCCGGTAGAATATCAACAGGAACTGACACGGATCCAAACGACAGAATACCGCCGTACTGTCATGTTTATCGGAGAGGGAATTATTTTTCTGGCCATCATCTTAATGGGTGGCTTTTTTGTATACCGCTCCATCTACAAGCAAATGAAGCTCTCCCAGCAACAGCAAAACTTCATGATGGCCGTAACACACGAACTAAAATCCCCCATTGCCGCCGCCAAACTCAATCTGGAAACGCTTCGTAAACATAGACTGGATGAGGAAAAGCGGCTCAAACTCCTGGACAATACTATTCGCGAAACCAATCGTCTCGATCAGCTCTGTAATAATATACTACTGGCATCCCAAATGGAATCAGACCGTTATAAGCTGTTTCGCGAAGACCTCAATTTCTCCGAACTGGTAGCCACCGGGGTGAAGGAAATCAAAGGCAGAATCGCCACACATGCCATACAGGCACATATTTTGCCTGATGTATGGCTGAATGGTGACAAGTTCATGTTACAGATTGCGCTGAACAACCTGGTAGAGAATGCCGCTAAATATGCACCCAGAAATACGGTCATAGACGTACGGTTAGAGGAAAACGCCGGCCAGCTTAGACTAATTGTGAAAGATGAAGGGCCGGGCATCCCAATTGATGAACGGGAAAGGATCTTCCTCAAATTTTATCGCATTGGTAATGAGAACACCCGCAAAGCCAAAGGTTCCGGGTTAGGCCTCTTCCTTACCAGAAGGATCGTACAGCAGCATGGCGGAACTATCATTGTAAAAGATAATGTACCTACCGGAGCATGTTTTGAAATCACATGGCCGGTATATTCCGTACAAACGGCGTAA